From a single Prionailurus bengalensis isolate Pbe53 chromosome A1, Fcat_Pben_1.1_paternal_pri, whole genome shotgun sequence genomic region:
- the MAB21L1 gene encoding putative nucleotidyltransferase MAB21L1, translating into MIAAQAKLVYHLNKYYNEKCQARKAAIAKTIREVCKVVSDVLKEVEVQEPRFISSLNEMDNRYEGLEVISPTEFEVVLYLNQMGVFNFVDDGSLPGCAVLKLSDGRKRSMSLWVEFITASGYLSARKIRSRFQTLVAQAVDKCSYRDVVKMVADTSEVKLRIRDRYVVQITPAFKCTGIWPRSAAHWPLPHIPWPGPNRVAEVKAEGFNLLSKECHSLAGKQSSAESDAWVLQFAEAENRLQMGGCRKKCLSILKTLRDRHLELPGQPLNNYHMKTLVSYECEKHPRESDWDESCLGDRLNGILLQLISCLQCRRCPHYFLPNLDLFQGKPHSALENAAKQTWRLAREILTNPKSLEKL; encoded by the coding sequence ATGATCGCGGCCCAGGCCAAGCTGGTGTACCATCTGAATAAATACTACAACGAGAAGTGCCAGGCCAGGAAGGCTGCCATCGCCAAGACGATCCGCGAAGTCTGCAAAGTCGTTTCCGACGTCCTGAAAGAAGTGGAGGTCCAGGAGCCCCGCTTCATCAGCTCTCTCAACGAGATGGACAATCGCTACGAGGGCCTCGAGGTCATCTCCCCCACCGAGTTTGAAGTGGTGCTTTACCTGAACCAGATGGGGGTGTTCAACTTTGTGGACGACGGCTCGCTGCCCGGCTGCGCGGTGCTCAAGCTGAGCGACGGGCGCAAGAGGAGCATGTCCCTCTGGGTGGAATTCATCACCGCCTCCGGCTACCTCTCGGCGCGCAAGATCCGGTCCAGGTTCCAGACGCTGGTGGCCCAGGCGGTGGACAAATGCAGCTACAGGGACGTGGTGAAAATGGTGGCGGACACCAGCGAAGTGAAACTGCGAATCCGAGATAGGTACGTGGTGCAGATCACCCCGGCCTTTAAGTGCACCGGCATCTGGCCCAGGAGTGCTGCCCACTGGCCGCTTCCCCACATCCCCTGGCCGGGACCCAACCGGGTGGCGGAGGTCAAAGCGGAAGGGTTCAATCTCCTGTCCAAGGAGTGCCACTCCCTGGCCGGCAAACAGAGCTCGGCCGAGAGCGACGCCTGGGTGCTGCAGTTCGCGGAAGCGGAGAACAGACTGCAGATGGGGGGCTGCAGGAAGAAATGCCTCTCCATCCTCAAAACCTTGCGGGATCGGCACCTCGAACTGCCCGGCCAGCCCCTCAACAATTACCACATGAAGACTCTGGTTTCCTACGAGTGTGAAAAGCATCCCCGGGAGTCGGACTGGGACGAGTCCTGCCTGGGTGATCGGCTTAACGGGATTTTGCTGCAACTTATCTCCTGCCTGCAGTGCCGGCGGTGTCCTCACTACTTCCTCCCGAACTTAGATCTGTTCCAAGGCAAACCTCATTCGGCTCTGGAGAACGCTGCCAAACAAACGTGGCGACTGGCGAGAGAGATCCTGACCAACCCGAAAAGTTTGGAGAAACTTTAG